The Strix aluco isolate bStrAlu1 chromosome 29, bStrAlu1.hap1, whole genome shotgun sequence nucleotide sequence TCTGAATTGCATCTCCCTGAGACTTGCAGTCGCAGGTGAGAAGGGTTAGGGCTCTGCCAGCTGCGATGGCTCCTTGCCCGGGCTGCAGCGAGGCCACTGTGCTCCTGGTAGGAGCTGAGTGCTCCTGCTTAGGCATCAAAAGGACAGAGAGATCGACTTTTTGGAAAGCGGAAGCAGAGGTTTGGGGGTTGGCCAAACGGAAATGTTGTAAACCCCCTGCTCTACAGAGCTTCCCGTGAAGCTCAGGgtgtgttttctgttgtctgtGGTGGAGAATAGTGTTGTCGCTCCTCTGGATCAGCGCTGACAGCATCATCTTCACATTTACCACTGATGGAAAGGAAGCTAAGAACTAATAACAAGAAGCAGAGCTGATAGAAGATAGCATTAAAGTCGTTTTCAAGTGAGATGTTTGAGCTCTGATCatcagatatcttttttttttttttctgtaaaaggagTGTGCTCGATGCTGAGTCGTTGCAGACAGCTGAGCTGAGATGCTGTGTACTGCTTATATACCCCTTGCCCTCCCTGGGCACGCTTGCCTGTACAGCcagctgctctgctttcctgctggGGACTGGCGTGTTGGTCACTTCCACGTTCTTTATTTTAGGATGGCGGCTCTTTGGATCAAGTGCTGAAAGAAGCCAAAAGAATTCCCGAGGAGATCTTGGGGAAAGTCAGTATAGCGGTGAGTTACGGTGGCTCTTCAGGCTTCCAGAAAGGATTTGCTGGGCACGGTGTGGGAATAATGCTTGTGTTGCCTCAGGAAGCTTTCTTCGTTTCCCCGTACGCGCTTTCGTAGCCTGACTGGGGCAGGAGGCAGTGGTGTGTGcaagagaggagggggaaagcaGGTTCCCAACTACTCTCCGTAGCTCTGACCCCTTGTGTGGCACCAGCTGGTGTTGGCCTCTCCTGGAGAAGATTTGGGAGAAGCTTTCTTGGGTGGTAAACCCAAGATCTGTGATTGACTTGGTGATAAATTGCAAACCCATGGACACTGCGGGGTGGCTTTCTTCGCCAAGCTGCAGCGTGGCAGCACCCGGAGTTTACGCAATGTGTCCTGCTGAAGGGAAAGCActtcccttcccagctctgaTCTCATCCTCTCTTTTGATTTCCTCCTAGGTTCTGAGAGGCTTGGCGTATCTGAGAGAGAAGCACCAAATCATGCacagaggtgagaggaggaaccTAAAAATAACTGCCTGCGGTACAAGAGCCCTGTATTTCACCTAGAGTCGTGTTTACGCTCTTCTCTCTTGCTGTTGTCAGATGTGAAGCCTTCCAACATCCTGGTTAATTCTCGAGGAGAGATTAAGCTGTGTGATTTCGGGGTCAGCGGTCAACTCATTGACTCCATGGCAAACTCTTTTGTGGGAACTCGGTCCTACATGTCTGTAAGTTCTTTTCAACTTTCGGCTGGGTTTTTTCACAATTCGGGTTCAACTCGGCTCTTGCGGAATCAGCGTGTAGCGTCCGAtttttgctctgtgtttccaTCCTCATCTGGACTGCCCCGTTCGTGGCTCACATCAGGGGTGAGCCCAGTGCTTCGAGGCACGAGAAGCAGACACCCCCCACATCCTCTCGAGGAGTCGCTGTCCTGTGCCCGGCTAGCAGTGGTGCATGTGGAAATGCAGAGACTTGCAGGGAAAAGCTTTTCAGATCCTACAAATggttctgtattttattttggcGAGTGTTTGTGCGTTCAAAAACATCTTCTCTTCCCGTATGCAAAGCTCTGTCCAAGAAAGAAGTGCATGTACCAGCATCTGCGTCCCCTCCACGCCTCCTCTGCTGCTTTGACCACGTGCACTTGCTGGCAAAATGGGGGTAAAACCAGTTTAGTGCAGCTGGGTTTTGGTACAGGCTAATGGGAAATTAAAGCCAAATTGGAGTCAGCCAGTGAGAGTGAACTGCAGGAAGAGCTGATTGTGTCTCTCCTTCAAATGAGAATCATAATCAGTGTTACTGAACTGCAGATAGAGTGCCTGTAACAATAAAATTACCTCCTGGCTGGCTCCGAGTCCCCAGGTTCTGTAGCTGAGAGGCAGAGGGAAGGTGGGGGTCTGCTCCCCACACCGTGTGTGGTCGTGGCTGGAGGTGAGTGGTGGGTTATTAGGGAAGCCCTCAGACTACTGTGCTTAGGTCTGAGCTGCTCTCGTATTTTAGGAATGGTTATTCAAGTGCAGTTATAGTTAGACAgtggctatttaaaaataatatctcCTTTACACTCAGCCACTGGGTCTGCACAGCTGACTCAAAACTGCCAGTATGGATGACTTGcatgggtttgtttatttttaatatttctttcaatGGTAAGAGCCTGGAGTGGATTTTGTGCTCCTCACATTCCTTTTGGGTATTAACAGGAATaagcaggaaaaacaaagtcTGTTAATAAATTGAGTTGATTAGATCTCAGCGTACAGAGAAATAGGTTCCTACTGTGTGCTCTGGACTCCTCAGTATAAGCAACTAAACGCTGCTCAACTGTAGCTGTTGGTTAGATGCATACAAGTGCTTTATGTGTGCACATGATCTTTCTTTCACATCCTCTTTGCACATGACCCCTTTGGGACAGTCCTTTCCCTGGAggggtggagagctgagctggagAGGCCATCAGAGTCTCATCTATTTAATTTCAGTGCCTGATAATTCTGACTTGCCTGTTGATATTCTGTGTCAATGTGTGTTTCTGTGGTCTTTGCTTCCAGCCTGAGCGGTTGCAGGGCACCCACTACTCGGTCCAGTCCGACATCTGGAGCATGGGGCTGTCGTTAGTGGAGCTGTCTATCGGAAGGTACCCAATCCCCCCGCCAGACTCCAAGGAACTGGAAGCAATATTTGGCCGTCCTGTGGTGGACGGGGCAGAGGGAGAGTCTCACAGCATCTCGCCGCGGGCCAGGCCCCCAGGACGCCCCGTCAGTGGTAGGGGCTGTCGTATGCATTGGAAACAACACACAGACGTGGGGGAGAAGGGGTCGGGTTTTGTTCGGTGTGGCTGGGTTAGCCAAAGGCCGCTTTGGATGAGGTTGTGGCGGGGAGGTGAGTGTTTCTAGGGAGGCCCCTCTCTGCAGAGCAGACGGAGCCGTGTCGATGCTCCAGCAGAATCCACTTGACCTCAGAGGTTTGTAATTCCTAACGAGCGCAGGCGGGCGTCTGGTCTTGCATGGGGAGGTGGAGATTGCTCTCAGGATGCTGTGAAGGAACAGATGTGGAGTCCAACTTGGGTCTCTTAAAGTTTTGAAGAGCTCAGTTTGCCTGCCCTGGGCTCCTTTAGGCCCTGCTGTGTCCCGTGAGAAGGCTCAGGCCACGCAGCAAAGCACCCCATGCTGGGGACGGTGCTGGCTGTCGGGATGTGGCTCCCCTGGAGGAGATGCTTTGAGGGACACTGTCACAGCCCCTGTTGCTCCTCTGGCTTTGCCTGTACTGCCAACAGGTTCCTTTCAAGCTAGAGGCAGCTTTTTGGGAAGAGCTTTGCTGGGAGCTCTCATAGAAGTACCACACCAGCACGGGGGTTTGGAGGAGGCTCCACTTGAGCCATTTGCTTGGAAGCAGAAGGCTCTAGAAGCGCTGCCAGCCTGCCACAGCAGATGGTCTGGTACTCTCCAAATGCTCCAAGCTAGGAAATAAATCTGGACTATAGGCACggtgaaagaaatgtgaaatttcaGAACGTGTTTTGGTTttcgttattttttttttttaactgcaagtCGTTCCCAAGTGGGTTGCCTCTGCCTCTCCCAGCAGAAGTCCCACAGCATACAGGTTTTTCACACAAAATGAAGCCCTTCACTGTCCCTGAACAGCCTCTCACCACTGTTTTTGTCATCTTAACCACGCAGGCCATGGGATGGACAGCCGGCCTGCGATGGCCATCTTTGAACTGCTGGATTATATAGTTAATGAGGTGGGTGTTTCTTTACTGTCGGTTCTGCTGGGGCTTCCCTGAGGTACCACAGTACCTGCTGAGTCAGGGTAGGCTCCAAAACTTTTGCTTGAAGAGGAGCTTTTTGATAGAGAACCTCTCTAAGCCGCACTGACGTCCTTTCCTTCTCCCATGTtccctcttcctgtctctttgtATCACGAAGGCAGCTCTGGTTTTGGAATAAGGCTCTGCAGGGAAGTTCATAATACCCCTGAAAGAGGAGCTCTTGGCTGTAATGacctgctcctcctgcagccaccTGTTTCAAACGTGCTCCCCCCTAGATCAGCAAAGGCTGAACGCTCCCTCTGCGCAGATGCTGTTTTCTCAGCTGAAGCCCTTTGAATGAGGGTGACCAGTGCTAAAATCCCAGGCTGAAATGTCCTACCAGACTTTTCAGGTAGTCTCCATCCCACCAGCAACTGGAAAGAGCAGCTTCCCCTTTCAAGGTGATAGGAGTTGACCCCCAATTACCGTTTCTGGATCAGCTTTGTCCGCTGTAGACGTTGCCAGAGCTGGGATTTGCGAGGTTGGATCCAGAATTGCGATGCTGCAATTTCGGTTTCCCAGCTTTGGCAGCGAttcagcgtggggtccccccAGCTGCACATCGTGCTGGGGCAGCAGtttgctgccagcccagccacGTGCTGCCAGGGTAAGAAGTGGCAGGGAGCAGTTCCCTGGCTGTAAAGGGCAGCTTGGAGGAGGAGAGCTGTAGAGCACAGCTTTTCTGCGGCTCATTAAAGATGGTGGGTGACGTTCTGTTTTTTGACCCATTAACACACAGTGATGCAGAAAacccttcttttctctgcagCCGCCTCCCAAGCTGCCGAATGGAGTTTTCACGCAAGATTTCCAGGAGTTTGTAAATAAATGGTAAGGATTTTATCTTATGGCTGAAGGTGGAGGCCTGTATGTACTCCCTgacagctctgcagcctgctgctccACCCAGAATATTCAGCATAACGCAGTGTTCTCCGTGCTCCATAGGTGAtctctccctggctgcagtgtgaTCCTGCATTGTGCTGAGAACTTGGGAAGGGTTGGAATAAAGGCAGTTTATTTGTGGTGATGCTTAGCAGTATCCCAGCACCTTCTAAATATGAGCCTGGCAGGGGGATGGTGGAGCAGATTGCTGGGGCTGTGAGTCACCCCACAGCCTTGCAGGCACCAGGCGTACACCATCGACTTCCAGATCTGATGCGGTGGGGGGACACCTGAAGATGCTGTTGCAGCTCCCATTAAATCACAGACATTGGCCGTTACAAAAATCACTTATCCCTGCCAAGCGTTAGGTCCTTTTCTCCACTTGCAGGGCGCAGTTCATCCACGTGGTCTAGAAGAGAcagatcctgcagctctcccTAGGAGCTGGGCTGTTGGAGACGATGCTTTCGGAGCCGTTTGCACGCTGCCAAGCTCCTGGGGAAAGCAGCCAGGAGGCCAAGTGACTTTCAGTGAAGCTGGGGACCTCTCCAGCCAGATAACCGGTTTCCCACAAGAAATGTCTCAACCTTGGTTTTGCGCTCTTgttcttttcatttcagcttaATTAAAAATCCAGCAGAACGGGCAGATCTGAAGATGCTGATGGTAAGTGGGGGAGAGCAATTTTCTTTCTACAGTGGGGTGGCACCAGATCTGCAAACTGCTGCCCCGTCCTGTGCCTCTCTTGCTCAAAAGGCTGGAAACTCCCAGGCTGAGCTTAAGATGAGCTAAATAGAGCCTGGGAGAGGGAGTGACTCACCTTTGATTCAAAGGCAGTGATGGTATCTCGCCCATGCGAAGCCCAGGACTGGAACCACCCGGCTGTCCTGTGTCTGTGGAGGTGCCTGGGACAAACCTTTGCCTCCCGAGCTGGGCAGATGAATATGGATATATGGGCTGAatacgagccagcagtgtgtgcttaCAGCctagaaagtcaactgtatcctgggctactcaaaagcagtgtggccagcaggtcgagggaggggattctcctctgcgctggtgagaccccacctgcagtgctgtgtccagctgagaggcccccaacataagacaGATATGGAGCTGCTCgagccacgaagatgatcaggggctggagcacctccgctgtgagaacaggctgagagttgggggtgttcagcccagaggagagaagactccagggagaccttagagcggccttccagtatgTAGAGGAGGCCTGCAGGAAaactggggagggactctttatcagagagtgtagggataggatgaggggtaacggttttaaactgaaagagggcagatttagattagatagaaggaagtgTGAgcgtggtgaggcactggaacaggctgcccggaGAGGTGGTGGATTCTgtctccctggaagggttcaaggccaggttggacggggctttgagcaacctgagtGAGTGGAAGGTGTCCCCCGTGGCACGTggttggaactggatgagctttaaggtcccttccaactcaaaccattctgtgagcCCAGTGTCACCATGTTGACCTCAGCTTTCCTCCTCGGCATCACGCTGAGCCCCTGAGCTACATCTGGCTGCGCCCACACAGCCCTTGCAGAGGGGGTGGCCTGTGTCCTTGCGGCCCCATGCCCTTGTGTGAAGGTTGTCGTGTCCCGCCTGTGCTCTGTTACCTCCTGCCCCCAGGAGCAGGATTTGCCATCCAGGGGCAAGCGAGGATCAGGGGGATTTTGGGCAGCTCGCGGGCAGGAGCCACGCAGGTTCTGCTCTCCTTTAAATCATCCTTCCTCCTGTTCCTGTGTGTCAGCTGCATGGCCAGCACGGATTAAAATCCCAGCCACAGGGCTGCGaggaacaaatattttctcaaaatctGTTTTCGCTGCCTGAGAGCTGCCTGAAACGTAGCACCAGGATCTTCTCACCTCTCCGGGGTCTAGCCCACGGCACAGGGCTGGGTTTTTGGGAGCCGGGGAGCAGCCGACGATGCTCCTAACCTTGTTTCCCTTCGCTTTCAGAGTCACACCTTCATCAAACGCTCCGAAGTGGAGGAGGTGGATTTCGCCGGCTGGCTGTGCAAAACGCTGCGGTTGAACCAGCCCAGCACACCCACCCGCGCTGCCATGTGAGGGCCGAGCCGACCGCCTGGTGTCAGTACATCTGCCTCTGTCACCATTTCCTCTCCTTCAGTAAATGACCGAActgccctccttcctcctccccggCCCCTTCTCGCCTCACGTCCCAGCAGAAAAGCACCGTCCCCTCGGAAACGTCTTTATCGGCCGATCCCCCCAGCCAAAGCGGGGTTGGTTTCTTTAGATGTGGGGGTGTTCcaggcctctgctccagctctggaGCTCCTGACACTTGGGAAATGTGGTGCTGCTtatgttaatttttctcttttttttttttttttttttggaaacatGTTCacttgggttaaaaaaaaaaataatcgtgtgtgtgcacagctgcatgtgtgtgtgagacggtggcaggggatggggacaaggggcTGCACAGCAGATGCTTCACCTCCTCCCTGGTTTTCACGTGGGCTCCGGGGTGGAAAAATCAGTGGGGCCAGGAATGGAGAAACCCTGTCTAGGGGTGGCCCAAAACAGTGTCACCGTCCTGCCCGGGgcggctggggaggaggtgggcaCCCTGCCGATGTGGGCAGGAGGTCTGTGGGGTGATTTAtggctgagctggagaagagcagagcagtgagCTCCCTCCCGGCCTGTCTGCAGGTGGAGGAgagatttgtattttttgttttctttttaaacggTTGTTTTAAAGCCTGTTCTTGTCACGCACTGGATATTTAGTGAAGGGTCTCGATGTGTTGAGCGCAGGCTGAGCTCTTGGcttgctgggggtgggggggggcggtgtgAGCAGCTCCCCTGGGACTGTGGCACCCTGGCAAGCTGTGGCTCGCACCTTTAGGTGCCAAGGTGAGGGGGGAGCATGGAGTTCCCTTCCCTGGCTCCT carries:
- the MAP2K2 gene encoding dual specificity mitogen-activated protein kinase kinase 2; this translates as MPAKRKPVLPALTIAPSAAEGPSPDGSAEANLVDLQKKLEELELDEQQKKRLEAFLTQKAKVGELKDDDFERISELGAGNGGVVTKVQHKPSGLIMARKLIHLEIKPAIRNQIIRELQVLHECNSPYIVGFYGAFYSDGEISICMEHMDGGSLDQVLKEAKRIPEEILGKVSIAVLRGLAYLREKHQIMHRDVKPSNILVNSRGEIKLCDFGVSGQLIDSMANSFVGTRSYMSPERLQGTHYSVQSDIWSMGLSLVELSIGRYPIPPPDSKELEAIFGRPVVDGAEGESHSISPRARPPGRPVSGHGMDSRPAMAIFELLDYIVNEPPPKLPNGVFTQDFQEFVNKCLIKNPAERADLKMLMSHTFIKRSEVEEVDFAGWLCKTLRLNQPSTPTRAAM